A DNA window from Allokutzneria albata contains the following coding sequences:
- a CDS encoding FAD-binding protein: MTDQALYWRRPTRDWATEVTESAVAASLLTGDLFVAGDAVREASRDLGRIVSRQPHAVLRPRSAEDVAKVVRFCHDHRIPVAPQGTGHMTQGQRLVEAGLAVDVTALRTVRGHGPGWVDVDAGMLWSDLLTILASAGKRFAGALTGYVPISVGGTLSAGGIGPDYDNGAQIDSVERIQVVTGRGDVVWASEREHPSLFNAALGGIGQVGIITRAVLKVTRLPEAVRSWILPYTDPAAAFAAMREVLGRGELDEVYCMVMPPGTLAQAPTFLVHLARYEDEQGRAGDDLVEGLRPQGPVQDERLDYVSHVTRYSAIMDRWREEERWDDCVKPWFDVWQADSVIDSFVGDILGQMTTDDWSLPHAKGFVLLFPHRTGSFRRPRLRVPRHHPDDWVWLFDVLTSSAPDPDPGFAEKMLRRNQNWLNAARRVGGLVYPIGSQVFTHEDWRHHYGDTWDDVVRTKKLYDPARILTPGPGINAALP, encoded by the coding sequence ATGACTGATCAAGCCCTGTACTGGCGTCGGCCGACCCGCGACTGGGCCACTGAGGTGACGGAGTCGGCCGTGGCGGCCTCACTGCTCACCGGGGATCTCTTCGTCGCAGGGGACGCCGTTCGGGAGGCTTCGCGCGACCTGGGCCGGATCGTCAGCCGCCAGCCGCACGCGGTGCTCCGGCCGCGGTCGGCGGAGGACGTCGCGAAGGTCGTCCGGTTCTGCCACGACCACCGGATTCCCGTTGCCCCCCAGGGAACCGGCCACATGACCCAGGGACAGCGGCTGGTCGAGGCGGGGCTGGCCGTCGACGTGACCGCGCTGCGCACCGTCCGCGGGCACGGACCCGGCTGGGTCGACGTGGACGCCGGGATGCTCTGGTCGGACCTGCTGACGATCCTGGCCTCGGCCGGGAAGCGGTTCGCGGGCGCGCTGACCGGCTACGTGCCCATCAGCGTCGGTGGCACGCTCAGCGCGGGCGGGATCGGCCCCGACTACGACAACGGAGCGCAGATCGACTCCGTCGAGCGCATCCAGGTGGTCACCGGTCGCGGCGACGTGGTGTGGGCCTCGGAGCGGGAGCACCCGAGCCTGTTCAACGCCGCGCTCGGCGGGATCGGCCAGGTCGGCATCATCACCAGGGCCGTGCTCAAGGTGACCCGGCTGCCCGAGGCCGTGCGGTCCTGGATCCTGCCCTACACCGACCCGGCGGCGGCGTTCGCCGCGATGCGCGAGGTCCTCGGCCGCGGCGAACTCGACGAGGTCTACTGCATGGTCATGCCGCCGGGCACCCTCGCCCAGGCCCCGACGTTCCTCGTGCACCTCGCCCGCTACGAGGACGAGCAGGGCCGGGCGGGCGACGACCTCGTCGAGGGCCTGCGCCCGCAGGGTCCGGTCCAGGACGAGCGGCTCGACTACGTCTCCCACGTCACCAGGTACTCGGCGATCATGGACCGCTGGCGCGAGGAGGAGCGCTGGGACGACTGCGTGAAGCCGTGGTTCGACGTCTGGCAGGCCGACTCCGTCATCGACTCCTTCGTCGGCGACATCCTCGGCCAGATGACCACCGACGACTGGTCGCTGCCGCACGCGAAGGGCTTCGTGCTGCTGTTCCCCCACCGCACGGGGTCGTTCCGCCGTCCTCGCCTGCGGGTGCCCCGGCACCACCCGGACGACTGGGTGTGGCTGTTCGACGTGCTCACCTCCTCGGCACCGGACCCCGACCCCGGGTTCGCGGAGAAGATGTTGCGGCGCAACCAGAACTGGCTGAACGCGGCGCGACGGGTCGGCGGACTCGTCTACCCCATCGGGAGCCAGGTCTTCACCCACGAGGACTGGCGCCACCACTACGGGGACACCTGGGACGACGTGGTGCGGACGAAGAAGCTCTACGACCCGGCGCGCATCCTCACCCCCGGCCCCGGGATCAACGCGGCACTGCCCTGA
- a CDS encoding IS5 family transposase (programmed frameshift), with amino-acid sequence MVSDELWTRIEPLLPVVPRRADHPGRKRLDDRKVLCGILFVLYTGIPWEFLPQELGFGSGMTAWRRLRDWHQAGLWQRLHENLLAELNAADALDWSRAVFDGSHVRALKGGPKTGASPVDRARTGSKHHLITEGHGIPLAGSWTGGNRNDVTQLMPLIDMVPPVRGKRGRPRLRPVTLYADRGYDHDKYRDLVRGKGIKPLIARRGTEHGSGVGIHRWVIEQTFALLHWFRRLRIRREIRDDIHEAFLSLACGIICWRRLRNLSLS; translated from the exons ATCGTGTCCGACGAGTTGTGGACACGGATCGAGCCGTTGCTTCCGGTGGTCCCGCGTCGTGCGGACCATCCGGGACGTAAGCGGCTTGATGACCGGAAGGTGTTGTGCGGCATCTTATTCGTGCTCTACACCGGCATTCCGTGGGAGTTCCTGCCGCAGGAATTGGGCTTCGGGTCCGGTATGACCGCGTGGCGGCGGTTGCGGGACTGGCACCAGGCTGGCTTGTGGCAACGGCTGCACGAGAACCTGCTCGCGGAGCTCAACGCCGCGGACGCGCTGGACTGGTCGCGGGCGGTGTTCGACGGCTCACACGTCCGCGCCCTCAAAGGCGGCC CCAAAACCGGTGCGAGCCCGGTCGACCGCGCCAGAACGGGCTCGAAACACCACCTGATCACCGAAGGACACGGCATCCCGCTGGCCGGGTCCTGGACCGGCGGGAACCGCAACGACGTCACCCAGCTGATGCCGCTGATCGACATGGTTCCGCCGGTGCGCGGCAAACGCGGCCGTCCCCGGCTCCGTCCCGTCACGCTCTACGCCGACCGCGGCTATGACCACGACAAGTACCGCGACCTGGTGCGCGGCAAGGGTATCAAGCCACTGATCGCCCGCCGCGGCACCGAACACGGCTCCGGAGTGGGCATACACCGCTGGGTGATCGAGCAGACCTTCGCGCTGCTGCACTGGTTCCGCCGCCTGCGGATCCGCCGGGAGATCCGCGACGACATCCACGAAGCCTTCCTCAGCCTGGCCTGCGGCATCATCTGCTGGCGCCGACTCCGCAACCTCTCACTGAGTTAG
- a CDS encoding ATP-binding protein encodes MGRDELLGSLAGTVRQGARLVTLSGAGGVGKTRLALALLHRMADDFDLSAVVHLADLNPSEDATTAVGQSIVTALGVADHQSQSTPVEVLLDHLQGKRVLLVLDNAEHILDPVADVVIALLTEVPQLSVITTTRHRLDLPPERVVAVPPVSIPEANATPEQARGSEAMELLLDRAAATGFPAVREGTAAWEAVVELARWSGGLPLVIELIAAQMGVLGPEKTLQRLDGGRLLATTARRAQPHHRTLTQALDVSWDLCSPEQRRLWARLAVFSGGFDLEAAEEVCGEDVLPLLAGLVRHSVLTVGGDGRYQQLQPLRGYGLRHLDEFGETDQLREKHCHWVRRLVATGAAEWFGSGELTWLARIHRELPNIRAAVNWCVATKDAETGLGIVTDVIRTRAHFFAAFQRTVLAWADDLLALEPAEPTLTRMTAHTSLAFTLIALGDKECSVHHRDRYWELARGLGAESAPQVLFVEGCHLVLSLGDTSGLPLLRQARDAFRAVGARGDGHMAAHLLSAGAGLLGVTEIADAASADLLADAESHGAPWARTWALWVLGLPAHSRPRYLLHECLPAQIEMGDRWGSTWTVEASAWWRARIGEPEAAARLLGGCVGLQQRHGVGLGGLIPFQRQRQQAERRIVAAIGAAAFRAAYTEGTRLTAEEVYDLALRPIDAPGELRADVVVAPLTATEQKVAKLVAAGRSNGQIAEELHVSKRTVETHVGRMLAKLHFTNRTQLATWYGTQGSDG; translated from the coding sequence GTGGGTCGAGACGAACTGCTGGGTTCGTTGGCCGGGACGGTGCGCCAGGGCGCTCGGCTGGTCACTCTCTCCGGTGCGGGCGGGGTTGGCAAGACCCGGCTCGCCCTGGCGCTGCTGCACCGGATGGCCGACGACTTCGACCTGTCCGCCGTCGTCCACCTGGCGGACCTCAACCCGAGCGAGGACGCCACCACCGCGGTCGGGCAGTCCATCGTCACCGCGCTGGGCGTCGCCGACCACCAGTCCCAGAGCACTCCGGTCGAGGTGCTGCTCGACCACCTCCAGGGCAAACGTGTGCTCCTGGTCCTGGACAACGCCGAGCACATCCTGGACCCGGTCGCCGACGTGGTGATCGCCCTGCTCACGGAAGTGCCGCAGCTCAGCGTGATCACGACGACGCGGCACCGGCTGGACCTCCCGCCGGAGCGCGTCGTCGCGGTGCCCCCGGTGAGCATCCCCGAGGCCAACGCCACCCCGGAGCAGGCCCGCGGCAGCGAGGCCATGGAGCTGCTGCTGGACCGCGCGGCCGCCACCGGTTTCCCGGCGGTCCGGGAGGGCACCGCCGCGTGGGAGGCCGTGGTGGAGCTGGCCAGGTGGTCCGGCGGGCTGCCGCTGGTGATCGAGCTGATCGCCGCGCAGATGGGCGTGCTCGGACCGGAGAAGACGTTGCAGCGCCTGGACGGCGGCCGGTTGCTGGCCACCACGGCGCGCCGCGCGCAGCCGCACCACCGCACGCTCACCCAGGCGCTGGACGTCTCGTGGGACCTCTGCAGCCCCGAGCAGCGCCGCCTGTGGGCCCGGCTGGCGGTGTTCTCCGGCGGCTTCGACCTGGAGGCCGCAGAGGAGGTCTGCGGCGAGGACGTGCTGCCGCTGCTCGCGGGGCTGGTGCGGCACTCCGTGCTGACCGTCGGCGGTGACGGCCGGTACCAGCAGCTGCAACCCCTGCGCGGCTACGGTCTGCGCCACCTGGACGAGTTCGGCGAGACCGACCAGCTGCGCGAGAAGCACTGCCACTGGGTGCGGCGGCTGGTCGCGACCGGCGCCGCGGAGTGGTTCGGCTCCGGCGAACTGACCTGGCTGGCCCGCATCCACCGGGAGCTGCCCAACATCCGCGCCGCGGTGAACTGGTGCGTCGCAACCAAGGACGCGGAGACCGGGCTGGGCATCGTCACCGACGTCATCCGCACCCGCGCGCACTTCTTCGCCGCGTTCCAGCGCACCGTCCTCGCGTGGGCGGACGACCTGCTCGCGCTCGAACCCGCCGAGCCCACGCTGACCAGGATGACCGCGCACACCTCGCTGGCCTTCACCCTGATCGCGCTGGGTGACAAGGAATGCAGCGTGCACCACCGCGACCGGTACTGGGAGCTCGCCCGCGGGCTCGGCGCCGAGTCCGCGCCGCAGGTGCTCTTCGTCGAGGGCTGCCACCTCGTGCTCAGCCTGGGCGACACCTCCGGGTTGCCGCTCCTGCGACAGGCCCGCGACGCGTTCCGCGCGGTGGGCGCGCGCGGTGACGGCCACATGGCCGCGCACCTGCTCTCCGCGGGCGCGGGCCTGCTCGGGGTGACCGAGATCGCGGACGCCGCCTCCGCCGACCTGCTCGCCGACGCCGAGAGCCACGGCGCGCCGTGGGCCCGCACCTGGGCGCTGTGGGTCCTCGGGCTGCCCGCGCACAGCAGGCCGAGGTACCTGCTCCACGAGTGCCTGCCCGCCCAGATCGAGATGGGGGACCGGTGGGGGTCGACGTGGACGGTCGAGGCCAGCGCGTGGTGGCGGGCCCGGATCGGCGAGCCCGAGGCGGCGGCCCGGCTCCTCGGCGGATGCGTCGGGCTGCAGCAGCGGCACGGCGTCGGCCTCGGCGGGCTGATCCCCTTTCAGCGCCAACGCCAACAGGCGGAGCGGCGCATCGTCGCGGCGATCGGTGCCGCGGCCTTCCGCGCCGCGTACACCGAAGGCACCCGGCTCACCGCGGAGGAGGTCTACGACCTCGCCCTGCGGCCCATCGACGCCCCCGGTGAGCTCCGGGCCGACGTCGTCGTCGCGCCGCTCACCGCGACCGAGCAGAAGGTGGCGAAACTGGTCGCGGCCGGGAGGAGCAACGGGCAGATCGCCGAGGAGCTGCACGTGTCGAAGCGGACGGTCGAGACGCACGTGGGGCGGATGCTGGCCAAGCTGCACTTCACCAATCGCACGCAACTCGCCACGTGGTACGGCACCCAGGGGTCGGACGGCTAA